In Roseovarius sp. M141, the sequence AGAAGCATCCGCAGCGATTGAGCCATAGTTCAGTCCGGTGACTTACCCCCTTGCGGGGACGGTGACATTCATCTCGCGCCTGTCTAGCAGACGTTGACACTTACATGAACAAGACAAAATAAAATACCGGGCCAACGGACCCTCAACTTTTGATATCGTCGAGGCCCTTGGTGACAAAGATCGACGCCAGTGCCATGCAAGCAAAGATCAGCAGCGTGGCTTTGGCACCCGCCAGTGACGCCAGCGCCCCAAACACCCCCGAGCCCAAAAGTACGATCCCGATCACCGTATTTGACACAGCCGTATAGGTCGCGCGGTTGTCTTTTGGGGCCATGTCCACCAGATAGATCACCCGACCCTGCCGCACCCCGTGATAGGCGATCATGAGGACGAACAGCACCGCGGGCAGCGCCCAAATGGTATCGGAAGCCCCCCGCAAGATCCACCGCAACTGCTGCCAGCAGTGCCAGTGCCCCGACCATTCCGGAGAACATGAGCACGCGACGGCTGGACCTGTCCGCCAAGCGGCCCCAGACCCATGAGCTGATGAATGACGCAATCGAAGAGGCCAGCACCAGCGCGCCGAGGCGGTCAAACGTCCCCTGCCCGGCCTGTGCGCCCAACAGAACGATGTAGGGCGGCGCAAGCGCTGTAGAGGTCAATAGTCCGCGCGCCCAGATAAACCGCGTCAGTTGTGGGTCGCAGCGCAGGATATTCAACTGCCCAAGCGCCGCGGCGCGCCTCTCGCCCGGCGCGGGTTCTTCCCACAGGGTAGAGAAAACAAAACCCGCCCCCAACCACAACAGGGCCGCAAGTGCTATTGCAGCGATCACCAGTGTCGCACGGTCAGGCACGCCTGATATCAAAAGCAGCGCGAATATGACGACGGCCCCCGCCCCCAGCGACGTGGCCGTTCCCGTCGCCGCACCGCGCCGCGATTGCCCGACCGTTTTGCCCAGCACATCGCTGTAGCTGACCGAACAAACAGAGCGCGCCACAGCCAGCACTGCAAGCGACGCGCAAATCACCACCCCGGCAGCGGCACCCGACAGCGACACAGCGGCCAGCACGATCCCCGCCGCCGCTGCCCCCTGCCCGATGCTGCCCGCGACCCACGCCCATTTTCGACGCGCCATCGCCTGCACGCGGGGGGCGGTGAACAATTGTGGCAGCAACGCGCCCGCCTCGCGAATTGGGACCAGCAGCCCGACAAAAAACGAAGACGCACCCAGATGCGACAGCAGCCACGACAAAACCAGT encodes:
- a CDS encoding MFS transporter, which encodes MPVTKLEKRLFEALVDDTSGKGGLTGAQARREPANFLRHAVSLSMSKVADGLIDPKLVLSWLLSHLGASSFFVGLLVPIREAGALLPQLFTAPRVQAMARRKWAWVAGSIGQGAAAAGIVLAAVSLSGAAAGVVICASLAVLAVARSVCSVSYSDVLGKTVGQSRRGAATGTATSLGAGAVVIFALLLISGVPDRATLVIAAIALAALLWLGAGFVFSTLWEEPAPGERRAAALGQLNILRCDPQLTRFIWARGLLTSTALAPPYIVLLGAQAGQGTFDRLGALVLASSIASFISSWVWGRLADRSSRRVLMFSGMVGALALLAAVAVDLAGGFRYHLGAARGAVRPHDRLSRGAAGSGDLSGGHGPKRQPRDLYGCVKYGDRDRTFGLGGVWGAGVTGGCQSHAADLCLHGTGVDLCHQGPRRYQKLRVRWPGILFCLVHVSVNVC